The proteins below are encoded in one region of Sedimentibacter sp. zth1:
- the iorA gene encoding indolepyruvate ferredoxin oxidoreductase subunit alpha: MKTLMTGNEAIARGAYEAGVTVASAYPGTPSTEIMENFSKYKGAHSEWAVNEKVACEVAAGASIRGARAFCAMKHVGLNVAADGFMSYSYHVTNGGFVLVTADEPNMFSSQNEQDNRYYALFGKTALIEPSDSQECIDFMKEAFNISEKFETPVVFRITTRICHSKSRVNLEERVVPPIKEYVKDPSKNLMLPAISRLRHPKIENIRLAGLKEYSNNCSLNRIEMNKTKIGIITSGVSYQYCKEVMGDNASYLKIGFLNPLPDTMIKDFASKVEKLYIIEESDPFIEEQVRAMGISCIGKDLFPICGEFSPALIRELLLGKKQVSTYQTQMQAPSRPPVLCAGCPHRGLFFELGKYKDKAFFSGDIGCYTLGAASPLNALDTTICMGASITGAHGFTKANEIANDTSKKAFAIIGDSTFFHSGITGLINSVYNNSSITTIILDNSITAMTGHQENPGTGKNITGAPAPAVDLVQLCYACGIKKENLIVVDPYDLAATKEAIKKGYEATEPFVIITKRPCALLKPVIKQRAKVKAVVNADKCRSCKMCLKSGCPALILGEKISIDQNSCNGCGVCIQICPFDAIERIGE, translated from the coding sequence ATGAAAACGTTAATGACTGGTAATGAAGCTATAGCTCGTGGTGCATACGAAGCTGGTGTAACAGTAGCTTCAGCTTACCCTGGTACCCCTAGTACTGAAATAATGGAAAACTTTTCTAAATATAAGGGTGCACATTCTGAATGGGCGGTAAATGAAAAAGTTGCTTGTGAAGTTGCAGCTGGTGCCTCTATACGTGGAGCCCGTGCTTTTTGCGCTATGAAGCATGTTGGATTAAATGTTGCTGCTGATGGTTTTATGTCATATTCATATCATGTAACTAATGGAGGTTTCGTTCTAGTAACTGCAGATGAACCAAATATGTTCTCTTCTCAAAACGAACAAGACAATAGATATTATGCTTTATTTGGTAAAACTGCGCTTATCGAGCCTTCTGATTCTCAAGAATGCATTGATTTTATGAAAGAAGCATTTAATATAAGCGAGAAATTTGAAACACCAGTAGTATTTAGAATTACTACACGTATTTGTCACTCTAAATCAAGAGTTAATTTAGAAGAAAGAGTAGTTCCACCAATTAAAGAATATGTTAAAGATCCAAGTAAAAACTTGATGTTACCTGCTATATCAAGATTAAGACATCCTAAGATAGAAAACATTAGATTAGCTGGTTTAAAAGAATATTCTAACAACTGTTCTTTAAACAGAATTGAAATGAATAAAACAAAAATAGGTATTATCACAAGTGGTGTTTCTTATCAATACTGCAAAGAAGTAATGGGAGATAATGCATCATATCTAAAAATTGGTTTCTTAAATCCACTACCAGATACAATGATAAAAGACTTTGCATCAAAAGTAGAAAAATTATATATAATTGAAGAAAGTGACCCATTCATAGAAGAACAAGTTAGAGCAATGGGTATAAGCTGTATAGGAAAAGATTTATTCCCAATTTGTGGAGAATTTTCACCTGCACTTATTAGAGAACTTTTATTAGGTAAAAAACAGGTTAGTACATATCAAACACAAATGCAAGCTCCTTCAAGACCACCAGTTTTATGTGCTGGATGTCCTCATAGAGGATTATTCTTTGAACTTGGAAAATATAAAGACAAAGCTTTTTTCAGTGGAGATATAGGTTGCTACACACTAGGAGCTGCAAGCCCACTTAATGCCCTAGATACAACTATCTGTATGGGTGCTTCAATAACAGGTGCTCATGGATTTACAAAAGCAAATGAAATAGCAAACGATACTTCTAAAAAAGCTTTTGCTATAATAGGAGATTCAACATTTTTCCACTCTGGCATTACTGGATTAATCAATAGTGTTTATAACAATTCTTCTATAACAACTATCATATTAGATAACAGTATCACTGCTATGACTGGACATCAAGAAAATCCTGGAACTGGTAAAAATATTACAGGTGCCCCTGCTCCAGCTGTAGATTTAGTTCAATTATGCTACGCATGTGGTATCAAAAAGGAAAACTTAATAGTTGTAGATCCTTATGATTTAGCTGCAACTAAAGAGGCTATCAAAAAAGGTTACGAAGCAACTGAACCTTTTGTTATAATCACAAAACGTCCTTGTGCTTTGTTGAAACCAGTTATAAAACAAAGAGCTAAAGTTAAAGCCGTTGTAAATGCTGATAAATGCAGATCTTGTAAAATGTGCTTAAAATCTGGTTGTCCGGCATTAATTTTAGGTGAAAAAATTAGTATAGATCAAAATTCATGTAATGGATGTGGAGTTTGTATTCAGATTTGTCCATTTGATGCTATAGAAAGGATAGGTGAATAA
- a CDS encoding nucleoside kinase, protein MNIINIGNKKVNIKRNTSCYEVLKELHKNDYKDYLAVKVNNTLKELSYDNLSNGDLVEFIDIKNRDGLRIYIRTLSLVFIKACRKLYNNADIIIEHSLNKGLYCEIKVGECLSEKSIINIKDEMQEIIDRQIHIKKFMLNINEAKKIFQSQKMPDKVMLLDYSNTENVRTYELEGYYDTFYGYVAPNTNVLKAFDIKLFGQGVILRFPMLGNNYKLPEYVEDVKISKIFKEAEDWGNIMEVSHVGALNKKIVNNLINDLILVNEALHEKKIAYIADEISANDEIKIVLIAGPSSSGKTTFAQRLSIQLRVNGKKTYAISLDDYFVNRDKTPLDENGNYDFDTIDALDLDLFNDQLLKLMNGEKVQVPTFDFKKGCRVFDKEPIKLTKDHIIVVEGIHGLNDKLTAQIEKENKFKIYISALTQLNIDNHNRVSTSDTRLIRRIVRDNQFRGHNAERTMELWNNVRKGEEKYIFPYQENADTMFNSSLTYELGVLKKYAVKLIEGISENSKFYAEKHRLLKFLSYFNSIDDEKTIPRTSIIKEFLGGGLVE, encoded by the coding sequence ATGAATATAATTAATATTGGAAACAAAAAAGTAAATATTAAAAGAAATACATCATGTTACGAGGTTCTTAAAGAATTGCACAAAAATGATTATAAAGATTATCTAGCGGTAAAGGTAAATAATACACTTAAAGAATTATCGTATGACAACCTTAGTAATGGTGATTTAGTTGAGTTTATTGATATAAAAAATAGAGATGGACTTAGAATATATATTAGAACTTTGTCTTTAGTTTTTATTAAGGCATGTAGAAAGCTATATAATAATGCTGATATCATCATTGAACATTCACTAAATAAAGGATTGTATTGTGAAATTAAGGTAGGTGAGTGCTTATCAGAGAAAAGCATAATTAATATAAAAGATGAAATGCAAGAAATAATTGATAGGCAAATACATATTAAAAAATTTATGTTAAATATTAATGAAGCGAAAAAAATTTTTCAAAGTCAAAAAATGCCTGATAAGGTAATGCTATTAGATTATTCTAATACTGAGAATGTTAGGACTTATGAATTAGAAGGATATTATGATACTTTTTATGGATATGTTGCACCGAACACAAATGTGCTAAAAGCATTTGATATTAAGTTGTTTGGACAGGGCGTCATCCTTAGATTTCCTATGCTTGGTAACAATTATAAACTTCCTGAATATGTTGAAGATGTAAAGATTTCAAAAATATTTAAAGAAGCAGAGGATTGGGGAAATATAATGGAAGTAAGTCATGTTGGAGCCCTCAATAAGAAAATAGTTAATAATTTAATAAATGATTTGATACTTGTGAATGAAGCATTGCATGAGAAAAAGATTGCATATATAGCTGATGAAATATCTGCAAATGATGAAATTAAAATAGTTTTGATTGCTGGGCCATCTTCTTCTGGCAAAACTACATTTGCACAAAGATTATCTATTCAGCTTAGAGTTAATGGAAAGAAAACTTATGCAATTTCTTTAGATGATTATTTTGTAAATAGAGATAAGACTCCATTGGACGAAAATGGCAATTACGATTTTGATACTATTGACGCATTAGATTTAGATTTGTTTAATGACCAGTTATTAAAATTGATGAATGGTGAAAAAGTTCAGGTCCCTACATTTGATTTTAAAAAGGGATGCAGAGTATTTGATAAGGAACCAATTAAATTAACTAAAGATCATATAATCGTAGTTGAAGGTATACATGGATTAAATGATAAATTAACAGCTCAAATAGAAAAAGAAAATAAATTCAAAATATATATTAGTGCATTAACTCAGCTTAACATTGACAATCATAATAGAGTATCTACTTCTGATACAAGGCTAATTAGAAGAATTGTTAGGGATAATCAATTTAGAGGTCATAATGCTGAAAGAACAATGGAACTGTGGAATAATGTAAGAAAGGGAGAAGAAAAATATATATTCCCTTATCAAGAGAATGCAGATACAATGTTCAATTCCTCATTAACATATGAGCTAGGTGTATTAAAAAAATATGCGGTTAAATTAATTGAGGGGATTAGTGAAAATAGTAAATTCTATGCAGAAAAGCATAGATTATTAAAATTTTTAAGTTATTTTAATTCAATAGATGACGAAAAAACAATACCTAGAACTTCTATTATAAAAGAGTTTTTAGGTGGAGGTTTAGTAGAATAA
- a CDS encoding 3'-5' exonuclease → MYDIERKKEEEKLNYILEQIELNIESNGAHKKQLNEKIKTASSSELNVLTNIITIVEKSLDNNLNSVNSPYFAKIDYFDYIENKNCILYIGKCGLEDTHEKILTVDWRAPISSVYYDCQPGKNTIKTYDGEELDLDLNLKRTFEIQNSVLLDFYDVNTISNDELLTKYLAKNKEAVLSEIVATIQKDQNEIIRESCSKNVIVQGGAGSGKTTVAMHRVSFLLYNFSKIYNSENFYILGNNEMFLNYITSILPSLDVKDIKHRLLSNFFIDFIDDYVPFKNGKNKFIDIFKIQNKDLLALKGKIGFVKELGNFIAEYEDLNIPIRSIKLRGKVIMEKSNMISLLRTFKYKSMQEKISLLNEQFKKRLSNELELLNVNNAEVIMKKNANVFGKSKIKISILDIYNEFLENLIEKIQNKEIQNIEESLVQGIIDNIKKKQFDIFDIANLTLIKRKICTNKKFEDVRHIVIDEAQDFGVSIFYVLRNAFAKSTFTIVGDVTQNINYNIGMNDWEHLTNNVFNESKDKFYILKKSYRNTIEISEFACSILKNAKFKTYEIEPYVRHGSNVEVLNENSFEAMIEKTKLLIKQIFAKEYKTVGIICKTEEEVEMVKSELSKFIEIVSFNNEDTSFSNGVMIMSVKMSKGLEFDTVILWNVNDNNYKKCDSDVKLLYVAITRALHELYVLYEGKITALLEN, encoded by the coding sequence ATGTACGATATTGAGAGAAAAAAAGAAGAAGAAAAGTTAAATTATATATTAGAGCAAATTGAATTAAATATAGAAAGCAATGGAGCTCACAAAAAACAATTAAATGAAAAAATAAAAACAGCTTCATCTAGTGAATTAAATGTTTTAACTAACATTATTACGATAGTTGAAAAAAGTTTAGATAATAATTTGAACTCTGTTAATAGTCCTTATTTTGCTAAAATTGATTATTTTGATTATATTGAAAATAAAAATTGTATACTGTATATAGGAAAATGTGGGCTTGAAGATACTCATGAAAAAATATTAACGGTTGATTGGAGAGCACCGATTTCTTCTGTGTACTATGATTGCCAGCCAGGTAAAAATACAATAAAAACTTATGATGGTGAAGAATTAGATTTAGATCTTAATTTAAAACGTACATTTGAAATACAAAATAGCGTTCTTTTAGATTTTTATGATGTTAATACTATATCAAATGATGAGCTATTAACAAAATATTTGGCTAAAAACAAAGAAGCAGTATTAAGTGAAATTGTTGCTACAATACAGAAAGACCAAAACGAAATAATAAGAGAATCTTGTTCGAAAAATGTTATTGTACAGGGTGGAGCAGGTAGCGGAAAAACAACGGTTGCTATGCATAGAGTTTCGTTTTTACTATATAATTTCAGTAAAATTTATAATTCAGAGAATTTTTATATACTTGGAAATAATGAAATGTTTCTAAACTATATAACAAGTATATTACCGTCATTAGATGTCAAAGATATAAAACATAGATTGCTGTCAAACTTTTTTATTGATTTTATAGATGATTATGTTCCATTTAAAAATGGGAAAAATAAATTTATAGATATATTTAAAATACAAAACAAAGATTTATTAGCTTTAAAAGGAAAAATTGGATTTGTTAAAGAATTAGGTAACTTTATTGCAGAATATGAGGATTTAAATATACCAATACGCTCAATTAAATTGCGGGGCAAGGTTATAATGGAAAAATCAAACATGATTTCATTGCTCAGGACATTTAAGTATAAATCTATGCAAGAAAAAATTTCATTGCTTAATGAACAATTTAAAAAGCGTCTTTCAAATGAGCTTGAATTATTAAATGTAAATAATGCTGAAGTTATTATGAAAAAAAATGCAAATGTATTTGGAAAAAGCAAAATAAAAATTAGTATTTTAGACATTTATAATGAATTTTTAGAAAATTTAATAGAGAAGATTCAAAACAAAGAAATTCAAAATATTGAAGAATCTTTAGTACAAGGTATTATTGATAATATAAAGAAAAAGCAATTTGATATATTTGATATAGCTAATTTAACACTAATAAAAAGAAAAATCTGTACTAACAAAAAATTTGAAGATGTTAGGCATATTGTTATTGATGAGGCACAAGATTTTGGAGTATCAATATTTTATGTGTTGAGAAATGCATTTGCAAAATCAACCTTTACAATTGTTGGAGATGTAACGCAAAATATAAACTATAATATAGGAATGAATGATTGGGAACATTTAACTAATAATGTTTTCAATGAGTCAAAAGATAAGTTTTATATACTTAAAAAAAGCTATAGAAATACTATAGAAATATCAGAATTTGCATGTAGTATACTTAAAAATGCTAAATTTAAAACTTATGAAATTGAACCATATGTTCGACATGGAAGTAATGTTGAAGTTTTAAATGAAAACTCTTTTGAGGCTATGATAGAAAAAACAAAGTTACTCATCAAGCAAATATTTGCTAAAGAATATAAAACTGTTGGTATCATATGCAAAACAGAAGAAGAAGTAGAAATGGTTAAGTCAGAATTATCAAAATTCATAGAAATAGTTAGCTTTAATAATGAAGATACTAGCTTTTCAAATGGTGTTATGATTATGTCTGTTAAGATGTCAAAAGGCTTAGAATTTGATACGGTAATACTTTGGAATGTGAATGATAATAATTACAAAAAATGTGATAGTGATGTAAAACTATTATATGTTGCCATAACACGTGCATTGCATGAGTTATACGTACTTTATGAAGGAAAGATAACTGCATTGTTAGAAAATTAA
- a CDS encoding P-loop ATPase, Sll1717 family: MVEKAKLVDLYLGDIDGETEVAKCKNFYNLFYCQKEVIDSIINGDKYVIIGRKGTGKTLLAHYVKKKIDEQSTKFFCKVCGSNEINLQKLLEIGDSTILINQYETYWEYTIYTLIANIILENTSKLVKILPSYTYRILKKFVENKTDSFKIIDYVKKSNSDNKIGASLNNITIATKLSRGTDVRYAKARFFDKLKRLKKLIFKQLKDNRVILIIDELDCLNISTKMDKNYIKCISSLLNTSKKINNEFSNENFKSKIIILLRDDIITYLNENDSNTNKSICCKDIVLDWWDTVDYNFPYKHPLMKMILLKIKNSNSYYKNKTDKEIYKTIFPKHVAGKDVLTYLLDNSFGRPRDIISYLNIIRDKEKSSTTFDPKYFKMYKRYYYKSFFNELKNEISIHENAPMLNDALKLLRDYKKTSFLFREIEDYFENNKEYYTNIDNLKEAIRCMYYQGILGNLWTRIVTNVEGTTTKKSYISWYYKTNLDPEPYPNFSNKFIVHKALLSNLSIRN; encoded by the coding sequence ATGGTTGAAAAGGCCAAGCTTGTTGACTTATATTTAGGAGATATAGATGGAGAAACTGAAGTTGCTAAATGTAAGAATTTTTATAATTTGTTTTATTGTCAAAAGGAAGTAATTGATAGTATCATAAACGGTGATAAATACGTTATAATTGGCAGGAAAGGAACTGGTAAAACACTACTCGCACACTATGTTAAGAAAAAAATTGATGAGCAATCTACAAAATTTTTTTGTAAAGTTTGTGGCTCAAACGAAATTAATTTACAAAAGCTCTTAGAAATAGGAGATAGTACTATACTTATTAATCAATATGAAACTTATTGGGAATACACAATTTATACACTAATTGCCAATATTATACTTGAAAACACTTCGAAATTGGTTAAAATTTTGCCATCTTATACCTATAGAATTTTAAAAAAATTTGTAGAAAACAAAACTGATAGCTTTAAAATCATAGACTATGTAAAAAAATCCAATTCTGATAATAAAATTGGTGCATCTCTTAATAATATTACAATAGCAACAAAACTTTCAAGAGGAACTGATGTGCGTTATGCGAAAGCTCGTTTTTTTGATAAACTAAAAAGATTAAAAAAACTTATTTTCAAGCAATTAAAAGACAATCGTGTCATTTTAATTATTGATGAATTAGACTGTCTCAATATTAGCACCAAAATGGATAAGAACTATATTAAATGTATTTCAAGCTTATTGAATACATCTAAAAAAATTAACAACGAATTTAGCAATGAAAATTTTAAATCAAAAATTATTATTCTTTTAAGAGATGATATAATTACATATCTAAATGAAAATGACTCAAACACAAATAAATCTATATGCTGCAAAGATATAGTACTTGATTGGTGGGATACTGTCGATTATAATTTTCCCTACAAACACCCACTTATGAAAATGATATTACTAAAGATTAAAAACTCAAATAGCTATTATAAAAACAAAACTGACAAAGAAATTTACAAGACTATTTTTCCTAAACATGTTGCTGGTAAAGATGTATTAACCTATTTACTAGACAATAGTTTTGGAAGACCTAGAGATATTATCTCTTATTTAAATATAATAAGAGATAAAGAAAAAAGCAGTACTACTTTTGACCCAAAATACTTTAAAATGTATAAAAGGTACTATTATAAATCATTTTTTAATGAGTTGAAAAATGAAATAAGTATACACGAAAATGCGCCAATGTTAAATGATGCATTAAAACTTTTGAGAGATTATAAAAAAACCAGCTTTTTATTTAGAGAAATTGAAGATTACTTTGAAAACAACAAAGAATATTATACAAATATAGATAATCTAAAAGAAGCTATAAGATGCATGTACTACCAAGGCATTTTAGGCAATTTATGGACTAGAATTGTTACAAATGTTGAGGGAACCACCACCAAAAAATCATATATTTCTTGGTATTATAAAACAAATCTTGACCCTGAACCATACCCTAACTTTTCAAACAAGTTTATAGTTCATAAGGCACTTTTATCTAATTTATCAATTAGAAACTAG
- a CDS encoding C-GCAxxG-C-C family (seleno)protein, with product MLRDIAKNYYLEQKFNCAQSILMAISEQYKLNLTDSEIELVTAFGGGMGCGKTCGTLTGAVAALGKLLDTKSESFRNDCKEFVQAFEDTLGSTECNVLMEKYKKPETRCLETVMLGADVIEKLIIEKKITLINK from the coding sequence ATGTTACGAGATATAGCAAAAAATTATTATTTAGAACAAAAATTTAATTGTGCACAATCAATACTTATGGCAATTAGCGAGCAATATAAATTAAATCTAACTGATAGTGAAATAGAATTAGTTACTGCATTTGGTGGTGGAATGGGATGTGGCAAGACTTGTGGAACGCTTACAGGTGCTGTTGCTGCATTAGGAAAATTATTAGACACTAAATCTGAATCATTTAGGAATGATTGCAAGGAATTTGTACAAGCATTTGAAGATACACTTGGCAGTACAGAATGCAATGTACTTATGGAAAAATACAAAAAACCTGAAACACGTTGCTTAGAAACGGTAATGCTAGGTGCCGATGTTATAGAAAAATTAATTATTGAAAAAAAAATAACTTTAATAAACAAGTAA
- the cysK gene encoding cysteine synthase A, whose translation MYTESILDLIGNTPLIYLKPSTNLNIYAKAEYLNPGGSIKDRVAKNMIEMAEQKGILKKGMTIIEPTSGNTGIGLALVGLCKGYNVSIVMPENMSTERKKIIRSLGANLILTPKELSVDGAVKEAERISQSNKELYFMPQQFKNIDNPNIHYQTTASELYEQLDGKIDVFISGLGSGGTLQGIGKFLKEKNPKIKIVAVEPKNVSALLGHEPGLHSIQGIGDGFIPEILDSSLIDDIVEVSDQDAFETTRILARKQGLLCGTSSGANVWACKEIAKKYGSNKNITTVLPDRIERYFSTELL comes from the coding sequence ATGTATACAGAAAGCATTTTAGATTTAATTGGCAATACACCATTGATATATTTAAAGCCATCTACAAATTTAAATATCTATGCTAAAGCAGAATATTTAAATCCTGGTGGTAGTATAAAAGATAGAGTTGCTAAAAATATGATTGAAATGGCAGAACAAAAAGGAATACTAAAAAAAGGAATGACAATAATCGAACCTACTTCAGGCAATACAGGAATAGGTCTAGCACTAGTTGGATTGTGTAAAGGTTACAATGTAAGTATAGTTATGCCTGAGAATATGAGTACTGAAAGGAAAAAAATTATCCGTTCACTTGGTGCAAATTTAATTTTAACTCCTAAAGAACTTAGTGTTGATGGTGCAGTCAAAGAAGCTGAAAGGATTTCGCAAAGCAATAAAGAGCTATATTTTATGCCACAACAATTTAAAAATATAGATAATCCTAATATTCACTATCAAACTACAGCGTCTGAATTATATGAACAGCTTGATGGAAAAATTGATGTATTCATATCTGGTCTTGGCAGTGGTGGTACTCTACAAGGAATTGGTAAGTTCTTGAAAGAGAAAAATCCAAAAATAAAAATTGTTGCAGTAGAACCTAAAAATGTATCTGCTTTGCTTGGTCATGAACCAGGACTTCATAGTATACAAGGTATAGGAGATGGTTTTATTCCAGAAATTTTAGATAGTAGCCTAATAGATGATATAGTTGAAGTTAGTGACCAAGATGCATTTGAGACTACAAGAATACTTGCTAGAAAACAAGGTTTACTTTGTGGTACATCGTCTGGTGCAAATGTATGGGCATGTAAAGAAATAGCTAAAAAATACGGAAGCAACAAAAATATAACCACAGTTTTACCTGATAGAATTGAAAGATATTTTAGTACAGAACTATTATAG